The Halomonas binhaiensis nucleotide sequence CGACCAGGGCCGAAGCTGCCTGGGATAGACCAAGAGCGGGAATGATCACGAAGCTGAATATACGAGTGCCAATACCGTAGGCTGCCAGGGTCACGGTACCAAATCCTGCCACCAGGGTGGTCATCAGCATCATACCCAAGGCTCGGGTACTCTGTTCCACTGCAGTAGGACCGCCTAGAGCAAACAAGCGCCACAACAGGTGATGATCAGGTTTTAGCTGGCTCAATTTCAACTGAATGCCCCAGCGCCCCGAGAACAGAATGTACAAACCAGCGACCGTGGATAACCCTTGAGTGATGACGGTGGCTATTGCCGCGCCACTGACTCCCATGGCAGGAACAGGACCCCAGCCTAGAATCAGCAATGGGTCGAGGATGAAGTTCAGAATTACAGTGACAAAGACAATAACCAGAGGCGTTTTAGCATCGCCCACGCCGCGCATCAACGATTGGAAGATGGCGTAGATGAACATGAACGGCAGGCCAATGAAGGAGATTTTCAGGTATAAAGCAGCCAATGGTTGGACATCATCGGCAGCGCCAAGAAAGTCGACTGCGGTTGGGCTGAGTACATAACCGACACTTCCCAGAATGAGTGACAGTACTATCATGCCGAGCATGGCCTGGGCGGATACACGATTAACCGCATCTCTGTTACCACTGCCATGATATTGGGCTGCCAGCACTGTTCCCGCTACGGCCAGGCCGATGCCTACCGAAAGCAGCAGGAAGATCAAGGGAAAGCTCAGTGACACCGCAGCCACTGCCTCGGCACCGAGGCGTCCGACCCAGAAAGCATCAATCAATTGGTAGGCAGTCTGCAGAACATTGGCCAGGACGATAGGCAAGGCCAGGCGAATGAGAGTGGAGAGAGTCGATCCATCTGTCAGACTAGGCCGGGTTGGGGGCATTGCAGGCTCTCCGTAGCACTCGAGCTATAGCATTTAAGCCATGGCACTTAGAGGAATGTAGTACTTAAGGGAATAATGAACAGTATTACGCATGTAGCGCCGCGACTGCGTCTTGGTCTTGCCATGTGGGCCAACCCTGATTGGCGTGGTGGCCTTTATCCTCCTCATGGTAGTCGTGAGGATTGGTTGGCGGATTATGGCCAAGTGTTCAACAGCGTCGAGGGCAATACCACCTTCTATAGCGGAACACCTAAAGAACAGACCATACAGGCCTGGGCGCGTCAGGCTCCGGATGATTTTCGCTTCTGCTTCAAGCTGCCCCGACAGTTGACCCATGTCCAGCGCCTGAAGGGGGTCGAAGCTGAGCTGGAAGCATTCTGGGAAGCCCTGGAACCGTTGGTTGGACGACTTGGCCCAATGATGGTTCAGCTACCGAGAGATTTTGGCCATGCTGAACTGCCTAAGCTGGAAGTACTACTAAAGCATTGGCCGAAGCAAATGCCTTGCGCGGTTGAGGTGAGACATAGTGATTTTTTCCACAAGGGGGAAGCAGAGAAAGCTTTCAACAGGTTGTTGATAAGTCATGAAGCTGATCGAGTAATGCTGGATGTTCGCCCTTTGTTTTCAACACCTGCAGGGAACCACCTCGGTATGATCAAAGCACAGGGAGAAAAGCCAAAACTCCCACTACACGTGATCTCCACGGGAAAATTTCCTATTGTCAGGTTCATCGGGCATCTTGACAGCAGCATCAATGAGCGCTACTTCGCTCCTTGGCGTGAGCGTCTGGGCCTGTGGATAAAACAGGGGAAAACCCCTTTCCTATTTGTTCATACTGCGGATAACCGAGCAGCTCCTGAACTGGCTCGTAGACTCTATACCCTGCTGACAGAAGATGCTGGCCTTCCTGATTTGGGAGCATTTTTGGGTGAACGTCAGAATCGTCTGTTATAACTAAAGAACCCTGGCGTTTTTATGGCTGTTCAGATAATTTGTCCGGTTGTTCGTCACTTGCCATGGGCGTGGGCGCTTTTCCGTTCCTATCTGAACCGATCTGATGCCTGACCCACCGGTCTTGACCGATTCGCCATTGCGTATCGGAACGAGAGGTGTACCGGCAGTGATCCTGCTGACATCCGTCAGACCCCTTGTTAGACGACAGCACTGAGAACCAGACTGTCGAGGACGTGGCGACTATAAACACAAATGCCGTTATCGCATCCGATCGATCGATGACGACACGTACTCATAAGGGTGAAATATGTCGAAAACCAACCATGCGCAGTGGTCCTCGCGCTTTTCGTTCATTCTTGCCGCGACAGGCTCAGCGGTAGGCCTAGGCAATATCTGGAAATTCCCCTATATGACGGGGGAGAGCGGTGGCGCAGCGTTCGTTCTTGTCTATCTGTTATGTATCGCGCTGATTGGTTTGCCGATTCTGGTGACTGAGTGGATGCTCGGTCGCCGTGGACAGAGTAACCCGGTCAACACCATGGCGACAGTAGCGGAGCAGGCGGGAAAATCCCGCGCTTGGCTTCTGGTCGGTGTGGCAGGTGTATTGGGTGCCTTCTTTATTCTATCTTTCTACAGTGTCATTGGCGGCTGGTCGCTGTATTACACGCTCGGTAGTGTCACTGGTGATTTCTCCGGCCAGGATGCCGATGGCATCGGGGCCTTGTTCAACGGCATGCTGGCCAATCCTGGCTTGTTGTTGCTGTGGCACTCGATCTTCATGCTGCTGGTCATCGGCATTGTGGCTCGCGGTGTGACCAAGGGCCTCGAAGGGGCTGTCAATGTACTGATGCCTGCCTTGGCACTGTTGCTGGTGATTCTGATCGGCTACGGCATGACCACTGGTCACTTCGGCCAGGCAGTGGAATTCCTGTTCTCGCCGGATTGGAGCAAGCTTAATGGTGAAACCGTGCTTGCAGCGCTGGGGCATGCTTTCTTCACCCTGTCACTGGGCATGGGCATCATGCTGGCCTATGGTTCCTACCTCGGCAAGGAAGTCAATCTGATCAAGACCGCGCGGACGGTCGTGATCATGGATACTGTCATTGCGCTTGGCGCCGGTCTGGCCATCTTCCCTATCGTATTCGCCAACGATCTGGATCTGGCATCAGGCCCGAGCCTGATCTTCGTGACTCTGCCCTTGGCCTTCGGCAACATGGGCGGGGGGACGATTCTTGGCTTGATGTTCTTCCTGCTGTTGACCTTTGCAGCCCTGACCTCGGCCATTTCTCTGCTTGAACCTGTGACCGAGTTCCTGGAAGAGCGTACGCCGCTCAGCCGTGCGGCTTCTGCCGTAGTGGCTGGCATCGGCGCCTGGGCATTGGGTATCGCTGCCCTGCTGTCGTTCAATGACTGGAGCAGTCTGACGCTGTTTGGTCTGGGTATCTTCGATCTTCTCGACAAGCTGACCAGCAAGTTCATGCTGCCTTTGACAGGCCTTGGAGCCATCATCTTCGCTGCCTGGGTGCTTGACAAAGATGTAGTGCGTGAAGAGCTGGGCCTTGGAGCCAATGGTTTCAAGCTGTGGAACCTGGTAACCCGCTTCGTTGCACCGATTGGTGTGCTGGTAGTGTTCTTCGCCAGCCTCTAAGAGCAACAAGCCACTGATAAATCAGAAGGGCTCGGCATTGGCCGGGCCCTTTTGCTGTTTCTGCTGTAGTGTTCCCGCAGAGAATCATGCGGCGATGAAGCGGCAGAGCGCCTGCAGGCGAGCGCTCAGTAGATGACCGCATAGTCGCGTGTCGTTGTATATGACGAGGAGTATTCGTGGGGCTCCGCGCCAAACCTACGCCGCTTGTAGAAATAAGCTGGCGTCAGTGCACTTTGGTCATTCCAGCATCAGTGCATGCCTTCATCATCTTCCGGTAATTCTGCAATATCTTCGGATAGGCGTTTGAATTCTTCGTGAAGCTCGATACCGCGACGGGCGCGCAGGTTGCGCTGGGCGGCGGTACGCGAGCGCTGCTCGTGTTCAACGACTTCCATACTCATGAAAATGTCGAGGAGCTCACTCTTGACGGAGGTTAACCTTTCGACATTGCGCATGATCGACTCTCCTTTGCAGTGAAGTGGGAAACGGGGCCGATATTGTCGGCATCTCCGACGTTTCCAGGGTGCCGGCATCCAGGACGCTGCTCGACACTGCACTTTTTACTATACCCCAGTTGACAGAAAGATGACGAATTGCTCCCTGTGGTCTGTGAAACAGCGAGAAGTGCCATGTGCTCTGGGTTTTGCAAAGATTCCATTGGTGGCCTAAACCCAAAGGAGGTAGACGCACAAGCGGCATAACGCGCATTCCCCTCAGGCTTGGGGCATACTGACAAGAGGCAATGGCGAAGGTCAGGCGAGTGCCGGCTCTGGAGCTGCCCCCATTAGCTAGAGCCCCCCATCAGCTAGAGAAAGGAGTCTAGGGTGAGTCGTGCGCTGTTCGATGAAATGCGACGTCGCATGGAACACTTCCGGCGGTCCGAGCAGAAGGTGGCGCGTTTCGTGCTGCGTAACCCCGATGAAGTGATCCATATGCGTATCGTTGACCTCGCTACAGAAGCCAAGGTCAGCGAGCCTACGGTGGTGCGTTTCTGTCGTGCGCTGGGCTGCGGTGGTTTTCAGGATTTCAAGCTAAAGCTGGCTCAAATGCTGGCTTCGGGCAGTCAGTTCGCTCAGTTCTCGATGAACGATAGTGACTCTGTTGCCGAATTTTCCCACAGCATCTTCGATTCCACGGTAGGGACTCTGTTGTCGGTGCGCGACCGCCTCGACAATGAAGCGTTGAGCAAGGCCATCAATGCCCTGGCCATGGCCAATCGAGTAGAGTTCTATGGCTTTGGTGCTTCCGGAGCCGTCGCCTTCGATGCACAGCACAAGTTCTTCCGTCTGCAGATTTCCACCGCGGCCTACGCCGATCCGCATATGCAGAATATGTCAGCAGTGACCCTCAACGACGGCGATGTGGTTGTGGCGATTTCCCAGACCGGGCGCACCCGAGCGCTGGTAGCGAGTGTCAAGCTGGCGCGGGAGGCTGGCGCTACTGTCATTGGCCTATGTCCCAGTGGCTCTCCGTTGGCAGAAGAAGTCAATTTACCGTTGTATATAGATGTACATGAAGACACTGAGATCTACACACCAATGAGTTCTCGCATCGCTCATCTGGTATTGATCGATGTGCTTGCCGTCGGTGTAGCCAAGACACGAGGCCCCAAGCTGGCTGAGCAACTGAAGTCGGTAAAGCGTAGCCTCAACCCTTTGCGCTTTCCGGAACCCGATGAAAGCTGAAAAGACCATGCGGTAAGCTGTAGAGCTATAAGCCATAAGCCATAAGCCATAAGCTATAAGCTATAAGCGAAGGAATCTTTACACGGTTCTGTGAAGCTTTTGAATCACTGGCTTACGGCTTACGGCTTACGGCTTACGGCTTACGGCTTACGGCTTACGGCTTACGGCTTACGGCTTACGGCTTACGGCTTACGGCTTACGGCTTACGGCTTACGGCTTACGGCTTACGGCTTCTTTTCCCCTGTCCATTCATCCAGCATTGCTGTGATAGACTAGCCCTCCATTTATGATCATGGCGGTGCCAGCCCATGGATGATTTGGCGATTCTTGATGCGCTCAACCCAGCCCAGTGCGAGGCGGTCAAAGCTCCCCAGGGCAATATGCTGGTGTTGGCTGGTGCCGGCTCCGGCAAGACTCGGGTGCTGGTGCATCGTATCGCCTGGTTGATGCAGGTCGAGGGTCTTTCTCCTTACGCCGTACTGGCAGTGACCTTTACCAACAAGGCAGCCCGGGAAATGCGTACACGCCTGGAGGCGTTGCTCAATATTTCCCTGCGCCATGTCTGGGTAGGCACTTTTCACTCCATTGCCCACCGCCTGTTGCGTACCCACTGGCAAGATGCCCGCCTGCCCCAGCACTTTCAAATCATCGACAGTGATGATCAGCTCAGGCTGGTCAAGCGTCTGCTCAAGGACAACAGCATCGATGATGAACGCTATCCACCGCGCCAGGTGCAGTCGTTCATCTCCGGATGCAAGGAAGAAGGCCTGCGCCCACATCAGGTGCGCACCCATGGCGATGCCTATGTAGAAACCATGGTGTCGCTGTACGACATCTATCAATTGACCTGTGAACGTGGCGGTCTGGTGGATTTCGGTGAGCTATTGCTGCGCAGTCTGGAGCTGTTACGCGACAATCCTGCGTTGTTGGCGCATTATCAGGAACGCTTTGCCCATGTACTGGTCGACGAGTTCCAGGACACCAATACGCTGCAATATGCCTGGTTGAAGCTTTTGACCGGGCAGAAGACGCCGATGACGGTTGTCGGTGACGACGACCAGTCGATCTATGGCTGGCGTGGCGCCAGGGTGGAGAATATCCGGCGTTTCGAAGATGAGTTTCCCAATACCAAGGTGGTGCGCCTGGAACAGAATTATCGTTCCACCAGTGCCATCCTCGATGCCGCCAATGCGTTGATTCGCCAGAATACGGATCGACTAGGCAAGGAGCTGTGGACCGAGGGTGAGCATGGCGAGCCCATCTCCGTATATGCTGGCTTCAACGACATGGAAGAAGCACGTTTCATCGTTGATACGATCAAGGAGAAGGTGGATGAAGGCTTCCTGCGTCGTGATATAGCCATACTCTACCGTTCCAATGCGCAGTCTCGTGTCATCGAAGAAACCTTGATCCGGCAGGGCATGCCCTATCGTATCTATGGTGGTCAACGCTTTTACGAACGCCTGGAAATCAAGAATGCCCTCGCGTATCTGCGCCTGCTGCTCAACCGTGATGACGATGCTTCCCTGGAACGAGTGATCAATGTGCCGGCGCGCGGGATTGGCACCCGTACCGTGGAAGTCTTGCGTGAGCGTGCCCGGCATAGTGAGGTGTCATTATGGCAGGCGCTTCATGATGCCTTGTCAGATGGAATGCTGAAGGGGCGGGCAGGCAATGCAGTCAAAGCCTTTGCCGACCTGATCGAGAGCCTGGACAACGAGACGTCTGGCCTGCCGCTTCACGAAATTATCGAGCACGTCAATGAACACTCGGGACTCATCGAACATCATCGCAGTGAAAAGGGCGAAAAAGGCCAGGCTCGGGTAGAGAACCTGGAAGAATTGATCAACGCAGCTCGTGCTTTCACCCAAGGGGAGAGTCTGGAGACCATTGAAGCGGGTGAGGGCATGGCAGCCCTGGAAGCTTTCCTGGCCGAGGCAGCGCTCAATGCGGGCGAGCATGAGGCAGATGAGTTCGAGGACTGTGTGCAGCTTATGACGCTGCATTCTGCCAAGGGGCTGGAGTTTCCGGTGGTCTTCATTGCTGGTGTCGAGGAAGGGCTTTTCCCGCACCGGATGTCCATCGAAGAGGATGGAAGACTCGAGGAAGAGCGTCGTCTGTGTTACGTCGGCGTGACTCGGGCCATGCGCAAGCTCTATCTTACCCATGCAGAAATTCGTCGCATGCATGGCAAGGAAACCTTCCAGCGTCCTTCACGTTTCCTGCGGGAAATTCCTGACTCCTTGCTTGAGGAAGTGCGCTTGCGTGGTCAGATCTCGCGGCCTGTCAGTTCCCGTCCTCAACCTGCTCGCTGGCGCCAGACCGAAGTGGCTGCCAGCGACAATCATCCTGCACTGTCCCTGGGCCAACGTGTGATGCACCCCGTCTTTGGTGAAGGTGTCATTCTCAATGCTGAAGGAGAAGGTGAGCGTGCCAGAGTTCATGTCAGCTTCGAAGGTGTCGGAGACAAATGGCTGGTACTGGGGTTCGCCAAACTGACACCGCTATGAGTGCCAGGAAGCACAGGGACTGCTGACAAAGGTCACGAGCGTAGTTTGTCTGCAACCTCGTGGCCGTTTTCTTGCCCGGCAATTTACCTATACCGCATACTGCCTGACGGACATTGCACCGGGACTGTGCAAGCCACGACCTTGTACCCGGTGCCGAAATAACAAACTCAGGAGCATGCCTTCATGCAGCGCCGTTCTTTCCTCAAGACTGCAAGCCTCGGTGCGGCCGGTGCCGTTGCAGCCCCCTTCATCAATACCAGGACCGCCAATGCCCAGGACACCATTACCTGGAACATGGTGACATCCTGGCCCAAGAACTTTCCTGCGCTAGGAACGGGGGCCAATCAGTTGGCCGAGCGGATCGAAGCGATGTCCGGTGGCCGCCTGAAGATCAAGGTACATGGCGCTGGCGAGATGGTGCCTGCAATGGAAGTATTCGATGCCGTCTCGCAAGGGACGGCCGAAATGGGCCATTCCGCGTCTTATTATTGGCGTGGCAAGGTCGCAGCCTCCCAGTTCTTCACTGCCGTGCCTTTTGGCATGACGACCACGGAAACCAATGCTTGGTTGTATAACGGCGGCGGCATGGAGTTGTGGGACGAGCTCTATGCCAAGCACAACCTCAAGCCCTTTGCGGTAGGCAATACCGGAGCTCAGGCGGCGGGGTGGTTCAAGAAGGAAATCAAGTCGCTGCAAGACATGCAAGGCCTCAAGTTGCGCCTGCCTGGCTTGGCCGGCGAAGCCATGAATGAGATTGGCGTTACGACCATGACCACTCCAGGGTCCGAGATATTCACCTCTCTGGAAACCGGAGTACTGGATGCTGCTGACTGGGTCGGCCCATATAACGACCTGGCTTTTGGACTGCACCAGGTTGCCAAGTATTACTACACGCTGGCCTGGAATGAACCGAGTGCAATCCTTGAAGGGACAGTGAACCTGGATGCCTGGAATGCACTGCCGGATGATCTCAAGGCTGTGGTGAGCGAGGCCACCAAGGCTGCCAATCTGTCCATGATCAGCGAATTTGCCATGCGCAATGCTGAAGCACTGAAGACGTTGGTGGACGAGCATAGCGTCGAAGTGCGTGCCTTCCCCGATGATGTCATGGAGGCATTGTATGCCGCTTCCAGGAAAGTCATTCAGGCCCAGGTCGATGACGACCCCGATTCTGCCAAGGTCTATGAATCCTACAAGAACTTCCAGACCAAGTTGCGTACGTTCACGGATGTGAGTGAGTTCGCTTACCTGAAGGCCCGCGATAAGGTTGTGACGGACTGATGCATATGCAGCAGGAGGGAGCGACAGTCGTTCGCGGCTGGAGAAGGTGTCTTCTGCTGCAATGCCGTGTGGCTTTTCACGGCATGTTTGTCCGCCGTCTCTCCAGGCTGATGCAAGCCCTGGTGCTGGGGCTTCTGGGGTTCTTGCCGCCTATGTCGCATGCCCATGATGTGCTGGGAAACCTCAATGCCGTAGGGTCTGACACCATGGCGGAACTCATTCTGCGTTGGGGCGAACGCCTGGAGCAGAGTCATCCCGGTGTTCGCCTGCAATTGCAGGCCAGTGGTTCTGCCAGTGCTCCGGCAGCACTGATAGCAGGTACGACCCTGCTGGGCCCCATGTCACGCCGGATGCTGCCCAGAGAGCGTGCCAGATTCACCGAACGCTATGGTTATCCGCCAACGGCCATTACAGCGGGAAAGGACGCTCTGCTGGTCGTGGTCAATCGCCACAATCCGATTGAATCCTTGAGCTTGCGCCAATTGGACGCGATCTTTTCCGATAATCGTCAGTGTGGCGGTGAAGAAGCCATCGAACAGTGGCAGCAGCTCGGTCAGGATGAACCTCAGGGCCGTATCCATCTGTATGGGCGCAACCGCGTTTCGGGGACCCATGCCATGTTCCGGCGCATTGCGCTCTGTGGTGGTTATTTTCGTACCAAGGTCAATGTCTTTCCGGGATCCGCCGCTGTGGTTTCCGCCGTGGGCAGCGATCCCTTGGGAATCGGTTATGCTGGTCTGAACCATCTCACTGCGGATGTGCATGTGGTGGGCGTTGGGGAGCCAGGGCAGGCCGTTGTGCCTAGCCGCCAGACATTGCGCAACAATCAGTATCCGATGGCCCGTCATCTGCTGATCTATGCCAACCTGCCGCCCGGTGGCAGTTTGCCGCCAACGGAACAGGCTTTCCTGGACCTGGTGCTTTCTCCATCTGGGCAGGAAATCGTGGAAGAACTGGGCTTTGTCACTTTGTCGATTCCGCAGTTGAACCAACAGCGTCGTCAACTTGGATTGCCTGAACTGGGCAGCAAGGGTGAGGTACGTTGACGATGAGCACGTTGAACATGAGGCGATTCCATCGTTATCCGGTCTTGGATAGAACTTCATTGGATAAAGCTTCAGGCATCGCTGTCATCTTAATGTCATGAATCTGTCTTAACTTTACGCTAGGGAAACACAGCAAGATTATCTACAAGGGTGGCCTGAAAGTGGCGGTGCTTATCCCGGCGGCAGGCTGATTCAACATTTCCTCATATCCCGGACCGTACATTGCTTGCGGCCTTGCAGTCGTTCCTGTTGGACACTCGTACATGCCAGAACCCGCGCCATTCAGCTCGCTTCATCGCCATCGCCAGCGTCGTGATCGACTCGCTACTGCCCTGATCACCGCAGGAGGTGTCGGCGTGCTGCTGGCGGTACTGGCGATCGGTATCTTTCTGGTGACAGAAGTATTGCCGCTGTTTCTCTCGGATAGCGGGCCAAGCCTGACCGCATTATGGCAGCCACAGGCCAATGTCGATGGTGTGGTCGAATATCGCTGGTTACCGGAAAGCCTGAAAGGGGGAGGGATTCCCCAGTTGAATCTGCTACCCCTCGTCTGGGGGACCCTGGAAGCCGCGTTGTGGGCTCTGGTCCTGGCCATTCCACTGGCCCTGGGGGCAGCCGCACATTCCAGTCTCTTCATGTCGCCCAGGCTGCGTCACCGCATTCGCCCGACCCTGGAGTTGATGGAAGCCATGCCCAGTGTGGTCCTGGGTTTCATTGCCGGGCTCGTTCTGGGCCCATGGGCTGAACGCCACCTGGCCGAAACCTTCACGGTCATTGCTGCCCTGCCCTTGGGAATATTGCTGGTGGCAGGATTGCGACGCTGCCTGCCGGGGTCAATTCGACATTGGCTCTCGTTGCGCTGGGCGGCGCTGTGGTTGATTCCATGCCTGGCAGGCAGCGTCATCGTTGCGCTGTGGGGGGCATCATACTGGGAAAACCTATGGTTTGACGGTGACTTGCGCGCCTGGATGGAAATACATCTGGGGCTTGATGTCCAGGCTCGTAATGCGTTGATTCTGGGGTTGGCCATGGGCTTTGCTGTCATGCCTGGGATCTATGCCCTGGCTGAAGATGCACTCTCGGACGTGCCCAAGGAGCTTTGCGAAGGTGCCCAGGCCATGGGCGCGACTCGCTGGCAAACCCTGACCAAGGTGATGCTGCCAGTGGCATTACCCGGGATTTTTTCTGCTGTCATGATCGGGGCTGGGCGTGCCGTCGGAGAGACCATGATTGTTCTGATGGCCAGTGGCAATACAGCCCTGATGAGTGCCAACCCGCTTGACGGACTTCGGTCGCTGGCATCCAGCATTGCCATTGAGCTGCCTGAAGCGGTAGTGGGAAGCTCTCATTATCGGTTGCTTCTGCTGGCGGCCCTGGCACTGTTCATCTTTACTTTCGTGGTCAATACCCTGGCTGAAGTGGTTCGTTCTCGGCTGCGTCAGCGTCTGGTACGCCAGCGGAGCATGCGATGAAGATCCCCGGGCATGCAGCAGCGAAGGGAGCGCCTCGACGCTGGCAAGGAGAAGGGCCCTGGGCTTGGTTGTCTGCCGCTGCCGTGGCGCTTTCACTGTTGCTGCTGGGAGCATTGCTGGTATTGCTGGCCACTCGGGGTCTGGGGCACTTCTGGCCAGCGGATCTGCATCAACTGAGACTTGCCGATGGACAGCGCCTGATAGGGGTTCCTGTAGAGACGCGCCAGCTTCCTGATGACTCTGGGTATGAACGGCGTTATTTCACTGCCAATCGTGACCATCAGGGTGGAATCTGGACCTGGGTGGCAGAGGATGCCATTGAACAGGATCGTACGCCGGATGATCTGATTGTTCTGCAGCGTGGGCGCTGGGGCGCTTTCTTTGGGCGCCTGGTGGCCGTGGTGACAGAAACGGAACGCTTCGGAGGCGATCGGGCCTGGCAGGCATTGCGGCAACGCCTCGACCATCTTGATGAGCTGCGCCAGCAGAGTGAATCTCTGAGGCGTGACCATATCCTTCCGCTGATTCGGCAGATGGAGGGGATGGATGAGCATTCACGACTGAGTGAACAGCTCTCCAAGCTGGAGCAGCAGGCACTGACATTGCAGCGGGCCATGACGGGCACGGTACTGGTGCTTGAAACAGCCGATGGCAAGCGTTTTGAGCAACCGCTGGCAAGTGTGTTGGATGCATGGCATCCCAACAGCATGGGAAGTGTCGAGAAGCTGACTCGCTGGGCCAGGGGAGTCTGGCAGTTCCT carries:
- a CDS encoding ABC transporter permease subunit, which translates into the protein MPEPAPFSSLHRHRQRRDRLATALITAGGVGVLLAVLAIGIFLVTEVLPLFLSDSGPSLTALWQPQANVDGVVEYRWLPESLKGGGIPQLNLLPLVWGTLEAALWALVLAIPLALGAAAHSSLFMSPRLRHRIRPTLELMEAMPSVVLGFIAGLVLGPWAERHLAETFTVIAALPLGILLVAGLRRCLPGSIRHWLSLRWAALWLIPCLAGSVIVALWGASYWENLWFDGDLRAWMEIHLGLDVQARNALILGLAMGFAVMPGIYALAEDALSDVPKELCEGAQAMGATRWQTLTKVMLPVALPGIFSAVMIGAGRAVGETMIVLMASGNTALMSANPLDGLRSLASSIAIELPEAVVGSSHYRLLLLAALALFIFTFVVNTLAEVVRSRLRQRLVRQRSMR